A region from the Rhizoctonia solani chromosome 13, complete sequence genome encodes:
- a CDS encoding F-box-like domain-containing protein has protein sequence MDRSRKKRTSGEVVLRRSKALDLGFNLSVVIPQPPTNTDPSSSSQSTADALMIEGAPLSPPAYFIYLPPELINRILASTGLSNRDLVNLALVNKQINEDASGAFLVNADAQPAIPAHCLRLARDPDLGQHVRKLHVSEIHKLHRPLVTCLPVMIDNMPHLSAFEWDVISGMDIESSNMILDAVRDATELRSLRIGAKVGVNFTDNHIQLSGFQNLHDFSFRVLNSIHDDTARVIMQIILSIVAASPDLSSLDVRVPAYGSIGDALHRRVHIPEPVLAGFLSRHAGIRALRLDIRGTQSVGLAVLGIPRHALSALRIFKGTLSNILEIIDEHSMRRSLKDVRLINGSWLGFGHHGISKPVGLRLMKGLAVHRGMHTLHVDAVPLDMDVELLRAAATACPGLESLRFRWPKRLEHTYEELAQALSIFPRLVSVAVRVPDLSDTLHHSDPMPMPEVDPNPQIAPSSRKRYELPKAVARQPVYTLMPVHVEETDGVQNVAGWMVAHACRRLEVFHILPPVHNGQVVKTVSGYTIRITRWAGYDLCDVEEASPADAALEQGWTDELLDEICRG, from the exons ATGGACCGTTCTAGGAAAAAGCGTACTAGTGGAGAGGTTGTGCTTCGGAGGTCTAAAGCACTCGACCTAGGCTTCAACCTGAGCGTAGTGATTCCACAACCACCCACCAACACCGATCCCAGTTCTTCTAGCCAGAGCACCGCAGACGCCCTCATGATTGAAGGAGCCCCCCTATCGCCTCCAGCATACTTTATATATCTTCCTCCAGAACTAATTAACAGGATCCTTGCGTCAACTGGACTCTCCAACAGAGATCTTGTCAACCTCGCCCTCGTCAATAAACAAATCAACGA AGATGCATCAGGAGCCTTTCTCGTGAACGCAGACGCCCAACCAGCCATTCCTGCGCACTGTTTAAGGTTGGCCCGCGACCCCGATCTAGGCCAACATGTACGCAAACTTCACGTGTCCGAGATCCACAAGCTCCATCGTCCTCTTGTAACATGTCTCCCAGTTATGATCGATAATATGCCACACCTTAGTGCTTTCGAATGGGACGTTATATCAGGGATGGACATTGAATCTTCGAATATGATCTTGGATGCCGTGCGTGATGCCACTGAATTGCGATCACTAAGAATCGGGGCGAAAGTAGGAGTCAACTTTACCGACAATCACATTCAA CTTTCTGGATTTCAAAATCTTCACGACTTTTCTTTCCGTGTACTAAACTCCATACATGACGATA CTGCACGAGTTATTATGCAGATTATTTTGTCTATTGTTGCTGCTTCCCCTGACCTGTCCTCGCTGGATGTGCGAGTTCCTGCCTATGGATCGATTGGAGATGCTTTG CATCGCCGGGTTCACATACCGGAGCCCGTTCTTGCTGGCTTCCTTTCGCGACATGCCGGTATTCGCGCCCTGCGTCTCGATATCCGTGGTACACAATCCGTTGGACTCGCCGTTCTAGGTATCCCGCGTCATGCGCTCTCAGCTTTACGTATATTCAAAGGCACCCTTTCTAATATCCTCGAAATCATTGACGAACACTCGATGAGACGCTCGCTCAAGGACGTTCGTTTGATTAATGGCAGTTGGCTCGGGTTCGGACACCATGGAATCTCGAAGCCTGTAGGGCTCAGATTGATGAAGGGCTTGGCCGTCCATCGTGGGATGCACACATTGCATGTAGATGCTGTGCCGCTGGACATGGACGTAGAGCTCTTGAGGGCCGCCGCAACTGCATGTCCGGGCTTGGAATCGCTGCGCTTTAGATGGCCAAAGCGCCTAGAACACACCTAT GAGGAGCTAGCGCAAGCTTTGAGTATTTTCCCTCGGCTCGTTAGTGTTGCCGTCCGTGTCCCCGACCTGAGTGATACCCTCCACCATTCCGATCCCATGCCTATGCCTGAAGTCGATCCTAACCCCCAAATTGCGCCCAGCAGTCGCAAACGATACGAGCTCCCCAAAGCTGTAGCACGACAGCCGGTGTATACACTAATGCCTGTGCATGTCGAAGAAACCGACGGAGTGCAAAACGTGGCCGGTTGGATGGTTGCTCATGCTTGTCGAAGGCTAGAAGTCTTTCATATTCTGCCACCGGTACACAACGGGCAAGTTGTTAAAACTGTGTCTGGGTACACCATCAGGATTACACGCTGGGCCGGATATGACCTGTGCGACGTGGAGGAAGCCTCCCCTGCGGATGCAGCGCTAGAACAGGGGTGGACCGACGAACTACTTGATGAAATTTGCAGGGGATAG
- a CDS encoding major facilitator superfamily transporter yields MDLFLSYFCTGSELPVRLSFFWTSYTLANISGALIGYGILRMSGIHGWEGCRYLFLIEGAMTAAIGIFSFFWLPPSPTQTKGIPRGKNGWFTEKEEIIMVNRILRDDPSKGDMHNRQAPRLSDFWASIKDYDNWGLHFIGIGVYIPGYPPSNYLTLTLRNIGFSTLNTNLLTIPANVLFIIINNLPLAQLSRITNEHSLVGSIGSIWQLPFLLH; encoded by the exons ATGGACCTATTCCTATCTTACTTCTGCACTGGAAGTGAACTTCCAGTCCGCCTTTCATTCTTTTGGACCTCTTACACTCTGGCCAATATTTCTGGCGCCCTGATTGGTTACGGGATCCTACGAATGAG TGGAATCCATGGATGGGAAGGCTGCCGGTACTTGTTCCTGATCGAAGGTGCCATGACGGCCGCAATTGGCATCTTCTCGTTCTTTTGGCTACCTCCTAGCCCTACTCAAACAAAAGGAATCCCGCGAGGAAAGAACGGATGGTTTacagaaaaagaagaaattATCATGGTTAATCGTATATTGAG GGACGATCCTTCCAAAGGAGATATGCACAACCGCCAGGCACCGAGACTATCCGACTTTTGGGCTTCCATAAAAGATTATGACAACTGGGGCTTACACTTCATTGGTATAGGCGTATATATTCCTGG ATATCCTCCATCTAATTATCTCACGTTGACACTGCGTAATATCGGTTTCAGCACACTCAATACTAATCTGCTCACTATTCCGGCCAACGTAttattcatcatcatcaacaACCTGCCGCTCGCTCAG CTCAGTCGCATAACCAACGAACACTCACTGGTAGGAAGTATCGGATCGATCTGGCAGCTACCCTTCTTATTGCACTAG
- a CDS encoding major facilitator superfamily transporter, with the protein MTRASAPASISGSSLEGKNTGTLDSKNPYDGGEVPGTMSSTLNQQHIFDDPTLGKYFVPIAEYEGMHRFDPKATWTEAEERHLVRKVDKLIMVWCCVMFFALQLDRGNISAALSDNLLKDLGLNTNDYNNGQMIFYLSFMCAELPSQLVSKRLGPDVWLPIQLVSWSIVAMSQCRLNGRGSFFATRCLLGLLEGGFIPDMILFLSYFYKGNELPVRLSFFWMALTFTNISGALLGYGILRMRGIHGWEGWRYLFLIEGAMTAAIGLFSFFWLPPSPTQTKGILRGKNGWFTDREEVIMVNRILRDDPSKGDMHNRQALHLSDFWASIKDYDNWGLYLIGLCAYIPPAPPTAYLTLTLRNLGFNTFNTNLLTIPSSVLFMINNFLLTQLSRITKERSTVASFGNVWQLPLLIALAVLPDETNPWTRYALLTLLLGYPYAHPILVGWNSQNSNTVRTRTVSAALYNIFVQAGNIVSTHIYNDNDKPFYHKGNKVLVGVAVWNIVLFQLVKLYYIQRNKWKAARWNTMSTEERAHYLETTTDKGNKRLDFVFVH; encoded by the exons ATGACgcgagcctcagctcccgcTTCCATCTCGGGATCGAGTTTGGAAGGTAAAAATACTGGGACACTTGATTCAAAGAATCCTTACGATGGAGGAGAGGTTCCTGGAACCATGAGTAGCACGCTCAATCAACAACATATCTTCGACGACCCAACGTTGGGAAAGTACTTCGTTCCTATCGCTGAATATGAAGGAATGCATCG GTTTGACCCCAAAGCAACCTGGACAGAAGCCGAAGAAAGACACTTGGTCCGCAAAGTTGACAAGCTGATCATGGTATGGTGCTGTGTAATGTTCTTTGCCTTGCAATTGGATCGAG GAAACATCTCCGCTGCCCTTTCCGATAACTTACTGAAAGATCTTGGACTCAACACAAACGATTATAATAATGGCCAAATG ATCTTCTACTTATCTTTCATGTGCGCCGAGCTTCCGTCCCAACTGGTATCGAAACGCCTCGGACCGGATGTATGGCTACCTATCCAGTT AGTCTCATGGTCTATCGTAGCCATGTCGCAATGTCGACTTAATGGCCGCGGAAGCTTCTTTGCCACCCGATGTTTACTTGGCCTCTTGGAAGGCGGTTTTATTCCAG ACATGATTTTATTCCTGTCTTATTTCTATAAAGGGAACGAATTGCCTGTTCGCCTTTCGTTCTTTTGGATGGCTCTCACATTTACCAATATCTCCGGCGCGTTACTCGGGTATGGAATATTGCGAATGCG CGGCATACACGGTTGGGAAGGCTGGCGTTACCTATTTCTCATTGAAGGTGCCATGACCGCCGCGATCGGTTTATTTTCGTTTTTCTGGCTTCCTCCTAGCCCTACCCAAACGAAGGGAATTCTTAGAGGTAAAAATGGTTGGTTTACCGATCGGGAGGAAGTTATCATGGTCAATCGTATCCTTCG GGATGACCCCTCAAAGGGAGATATGCATAATCGGCAGGCCTTGCACTTGTCCGACTTTTGGGCATCGATCAAAGATTACGATAACTGGGGTTTATATCTTATTGGActttgcgcatatattccacC TGCCCCGCCGACTGCATATTTGACGCTGACGCTCCGTAACTTGGGGTTCAACACCTTCAATACGAACCTTCTCACAATACCTTCTAGTGTTTTATTCATGATTAATAATTTCCTCCTGACTCAG CTCAGCCGCATTACCAAAGAACGTTCCACCGTTGCTAGCTTTGGAAACGTGTGGCAGTTGCCGCTTCTCATCGCGCTAGCCGTTCTTCCTGACGAGACCAATCCTTGGACTCGCTATGCGTTGCTGACTTTGCTGCTTGGTTATCCATATGCCCATCCTATCCTTGTTGGATGGAATAGTCAAAATTCAAATACAGTCAGGACACGGACG GTCTCTGCTGCGTTGTATAACATATTTGTCCAGGCAGGAAATATCGTTTCCACACATATATACAATGATAACGACAAACCGTTCTATCA CAAGGGGAACAAAGTCCTAGTGGGCGTAGCCGTATGGAACATCGTTCTGTTTCAACTAGTGAAACTTTATTACATTCAACGCAATAAATGGAAGGCTGCTCGATGGAACACGATGAGCACAGAGGAGCGGGCACACTATCTGGAGACTACAACTGATAAAGGCAATAAACGGCTAG ACTTTGTCTTTGTTCACTGA